One Nyctibius grandis isolate bNycGra1 chromosome 17, bNycGra1.pri, whole genome shotgun sequence genomic window carries:
- the HTR6 gene encoding 5-hydroxytryptamine receptor 6: MEGDLGAPNASVLGERSLLVGSSWVAAFLCFIILLTTAGNFLLILLIVTQRSLRNTSNYFLVSLFMSDLMVGLVVMPPAMLNQLYGRWVLRGDFCSLWYSFDVMCCSASILNLCVISLDRYLLIISPLKYKLRMTSCRALWLILATWTLAALASFLPIKMGWHELEFEVQSPNVTSRGDEDQCRLLVSLPYALVASCLTFFLPSTAISFTYCRILLAARKQAVQVASLASNVATTTTDETTSQVPRAPSQPAASSESRRFANKHSKKALKASLTLGILLGMFFVAWLPFFVTNVTQAVCGCVPAGFFDVLTWLGYCNSTMNPIIYPLFMRDFKRAMGKYLPCCRRSGEPRPSAISLSMRNSNSGPRAATSLKNVLTLQAETESGESGVLGHEHSLLPASHGPCAPRAPRTSSVNLFDVEPPDAELQPTQLSTPVA; this comes from the exons ATGGAGGGCGATCTGGGGGCCCCCAACGCCAGCGTGCTGGGGGAGCGCTCGCTGCTGGtggggagcagctgggtggCTGCTTTCCTCTGCTTCATCATCCTGCTGACCACGGCAGGGaacttcctcctcatcctcctcatcGTCACCCAGCGCTCCCTCCGCAACACCTCCAACTACTTCCTGGTGTCCCTCTTCATGTCTGACCTcatggtggggctggtggtCATGCCCCCGGCCATGCTCAACCAGCTCTACGGCCGCTGGGTGCTGCGGGGTGACTTCTGCTCCCTCTGGTACTCCTTCGACGTCATGTGCTGCAGCGCCTCCATCCTCAACCTCTGCGTCATCAGCTTGGACCGCTACCTGCTCATCATCTCCCCCCTCAAATACAAGCTGCGGATGACCTCCTGCAGAGCCCTCTGGCTCATCCTGGCCACCTGGACCTTGGCTGCGCTGGCCTCTTTCCTGCCCATCAAGATGGGTTGGCATGAGCTGGAGTTCGAGGTCCAGTCCCCAAACGTCACCTCCCGAGGGGATGAGGACCAGTGCCGGCTGCTGGTCAGCTTGCCCTATGCCTTGGTGGCCTCCTGCCTGACTTTCTTCCTCCCGTCCACCGCCATCTCCTTCACCTACTGCCGCATCCTCCTGGCAGCCCGCAAGCAAGCAGTGCAGGTGGCTTCCCTTGCCTCCAACgtggccaccaccaccaccgaTGAGACCACGTCACAG GTTCCCCGTGCCCCCAGCCAGCCCGCGGCCAGCAGCGAGAGCAGGAGGTTCGCCAACAAGCACAGCAAGAAGGCGCTGAAGGCCAGCCTGACGCTGGGCATCCTCCTGGGCATGTTCTTCGTGGCTTGGCTCCCCTTCTTCGTCACCAACGTGACGCAG GCAGTCTGCGGCTGTGTCCCGGCCGGCTTCTTTGACGTGCTCACCTGGCTCGGCTACTGCAACAGCACCATGAACCCCATCATCTACCCGCTCTTCATGAGGGACTTCAAGAGGGCCATGGGCAAATACCTGCCCTGCTGCCGGCGCTCGGGAGAGCCCCGTCCCAGCGCCATCTCCCTCTCCATGAGGAACTCCAACAGCGGACCCCGCGCCGCCACGTCCCTCAAGAATGTCCTCACCTTGCAGGCTGAGACCGAGTCGGGCGAGTCCGGGGTGCTGGGGCATGAACACAGCCTGCTGCCGGCCAGCCACGGCCCCTGTGCTCCCCGAGCCCCCCGCACCTCCTCGGTCAACCTGTTCGACGTGGAGCCCCCGGACGCGGAGCTGCAGCCCACACAGCTCAGCACCCCCGTGGCCTGA